The Burkholderia pyrrocinia genome includes a region encoding these proteins:
- a CDS encoding sarcosine oxidase subunit beta family protein has protein sequence MSRYSIFSLFRNGLSYHENWEKQWKSPEPKKEYDVVIVGGGGHGLATAYYLAKEHGITNVAILEKGWIGGGNTARNTTIVRSNYLWDESAALYEKAMKLWEGLSQDLNYNVMFSQRGVMNLAHTLQDVRDTERRVNANRLNGVDAEFLTPAQIKEIEPTINLNSRYPVLGASIQRRAGVARHDAVAWGFARGADRAGVDIIQNCQVTGIRREGGAVVGVDTVKGFIKAKKVAVVAAGNTTTLADMAGVRLPIESHPLQALVSEPIKPVVNSVIMSNAVHAYISQSDKGDLVIGAGIDQYTGFGQRGSFHIIESTLQAIVEMFPVFSRVRMNRQWGGIVDVSPDACPIITKTDVKGLYFNCGWGTGGFKATPGSGWVFAHTIARDEPHPLNAPFALDRFYTGHLIDEHGAAAVAH, from the coding sequence ATGAGCCGCTACTCGATATTCAGCCTGTTCCGCAACGGCCTCTCGTATCACGAGAACTGGGAAAAGCAGTGGAAGAGCCCGGAACCGAAGAAGGAATACGACGTCGTGATCGTCGGCGGCGGCGGCCACGGCCTCGCGACCGCGTACTACCTCGCGAAGGAGCACGGGATCACGAACGTCGCGATCCTCGAGAAGGGCTGGATCGGCGGCGGCAACACCGCGCGCAACACGACGATCGTGCGCTCGAACTATCTGTGGGACGAATCGGCCGCGCTGTACGAGAAGGCGATGAAGCTGTGGGAAGGGCTGTCGCAGGACCTCAACTACAACGTGATGTTCAGCCAGCGCGGCGTGATGAACCTCGCGCACACGCTGCAGGACGTGCGTGACACCGAGCGCCGCGTGAACGCGAACCGGCTGAACGGCGTCGATGCCGAATTCCTGACGCCCGCGCAGATCAAGGAAATCGAGCCGACGATCAACCTGAACAGCCGCTACCCGGTGCTCGGCGCATCGATCCAGCGCCGTGCGGGCGTCGCGCGTCACGACGCGGTGGCCTGGGGCTTCGCACGCGGCGCGGACCGCGCCGGTGTCGACATCATCCAGAACTGCCAGGTGACGGGCATTCGCCGCGAAGGCGGCGCGGTGGTCGGCGTCGATACGGTGAAGGGCTTCATCAAGGCGAAGAAGGTCGCGGTGGTCGCGGCCGGCAACACGACGACGCTCGCCGACATGGCCGGCGTACGCCTGCCGATCGAAAGCCACCCGTTGCAGGCGCTGGTATCCGAGCCGATCAAGCCGGTCGTCAACTCGGTGATCATGTCGAACGCGGTGCACGCGTATATCAGCCAGTCCGACAAGGGCGACCTCGTGATCGGCGCGGGCATCGACCAGTACACGGGTTTCGGCCAGCGCGGCAGCTTCCACATCATCGAAAGCACACTGCAGGCGATCGTCGAGATGTTCCCGGTGTTCTCGCGCGTGCGGATGAACCGCCAGTGGGGCGGCATCGTCGACGTGTCACCGGACGCGTGCCCGATCATCACCAAGACCGACGTGAAGGGCCTCTATTTCAACTGCGGCTGGGGCACCGGCGGCTTCAAGGCGACGCCCGGCTCGGGCTGGGTGTTCGCGCACACGATCGCCCGCGACGAACCGCATCCGCTGAACGCGCCGTTCGCGCTCGACCGCTTCTACACGGGCCACCTGATCGACGAGCACGGCGCTGCCGCCGTCGCGCACTGA